One part of the Glycine max cultivar Williams 82 chromosome 14, Glycine_max_v4.0, whole genome shotgun sequence genome encodes these proteins:
- the LOC106795792 gene encoding uncharacterized protein, translating into MQLEFFALENGMALEFFAPKIVEGKPIAEIKPEDIIGELKYWESALIMYVIGRDLSMNSVKQFMEKNWSFVKLPDLFYNDEGYFIMRFHSSQDKDEILSKGPYTIMNMTMLLKDWSPEFNLKRDMLRTIPIWIKLPQLPLYLWGAKTMGKIGSILGKPIVTDECTAQRLRISYARMLVEIDITQEMPKEVTIADNEGHELIQAVEYEWKPKYCGKCKKFGHVCEKPKVRKEKVWVPKPTLKSNEQEEGGPSNKET; encoded by the coding sequence ATGCAACTTGAGTTTTTTGCTCTTGAGAATGGGATGGCTCTTGAGTTTTTTGCTCCAAAGATTGTGGAAGGAAAGCCGATTGCTGAAATTAAACCTGAAGACATCATTGGTGAGCTTAAATATTGGGAATCTGCTTTGATTATGTATGTCATAGGGAGAGATCTTAGTATGAATTCTGTTAAGCAATTCATGGAAAAGAATTGGAGTTTTGTGAAATTGCCAGATCTGTTCTATAATGATGAAGGATACTTCATTATGCGTTTCCATTCTTCCCAGGACAAGGATGAAATTTTATCGAAGGGTCCTTACACAATTATGAACATGACTATGCTCCTTAAAGATTGGTCCCCTGAGTTTAATCTCAAGAGAGACATGCTGAGAACAATCCCTATCTGGATTAAGCTTCCTCAATTACCTTTATACCTTTGGGGTGCGAAAACCATGGGGAAAATTGGTAGTATACTGGGAAAACCGATAGTTACAGATGAATGCACAGCTCAAAGGCTGAGAATCTCTTATGCTAGAATGTTAGTGGAGATTGATATCACCCAAGAAATGCCAAAGGAAGTCACTATTGCTGATAATGAAGGGCATGAGTTAATTCAAGCTGTGGAGTATGAATGGAAACCAAAGTACTGtggaaagtgtaaaaagtttgGACATGTGTGTGAAAAACCTAAAGTCAGAAAAGAGAAAGTTTGGGTACCAAAACCTACTCTGAAAAGTAATGAGCAAGAGGAAGGGGGGCCTAGCAATAAGGAGACATAG